In one window of Thermodesulfobacteriota bacterium DNA:
- the cobU gene encoding bifunctional adenosylcobinamide kinase/adenosylcobinamide-phosphate guanylyltransferase has product MPGEFSFVIGGARSGKSAFALGLASNLPGRKVYIATAEALDPEMDERIRRHREERGAEWETIEEGKELGKRVSSLGPGCAVVIDCLTLWITNLISRGLSDRDILDEAGALAMACKESASSVVAVSNEVGLGIVPENALARRFRDLSGAVNKEMASSAKEVWFLAAGLPLRMK; this is encoded by the coding sequence ATGCCGGGAGAGTTCTCTTTCGTCATCGGCGGCGCGCGTTCCGGCAAGAGCGCGTTCGCGCTCGGCCTCGCCTCGAACCTGCCCGGGAGGAAGGTCTACATAGCTACAGCCGAGGCCCTCGACCCGGAGATGGATGAGAGGATACGGAGGCACAGGGAGGAGCGCGGCGCGGAATGGGAGACTATCGAAGAGGGTAAGGAGCTGGGCAAGAGGGTATCGTCGCTCGGCCCGGGATGCGCCGTGGTAATAGATTGCCTTACGCTGTGGATAACGAATTTAATCTCCCGGGGCCTTTCTGACAGGGATATATTGGACGAGGCAGGGGCGCTCGCAATGGCGTGCAAAGAGTCCGCCTCAAGCGTGGTCGCCGTATCAAACGAGGTCGGACTCGGCATAGTGCCGGAGAACGCGCTCGCAAGGAGGTTCAGGGACCTCTCGGGCGCGGTCAATAAGGAGATGGCTTCCTCCGCTAAAGAGGTATGGTTTCTCGCGGCGGGCCTGCCCCTTAGAATGAAATGA
- a CDS encoding GntR family transcriptional regulator, which yields MEKIKVLDYPVERPLTLRERIVDFIKDSIVTGRLKPGERVPEQEIAASFGISRTPIREAFRQLESEGFISVVPRKGAVVSPITDKDVSEFYEIKGLLEGYAARTACGKLSDKDIERLESLNAKMEKCAERGDVKNFFRLDNQFHDTFLVSCGNDKLCATVHHLVRQFERFRITALSLPGRMSDSVRQHKDIIEAFRQKDSSLIESLVRANAERGRDVLVNEITQKRVQA from the coding sequence ATGGAAAAGATAAAGGTGCTTGATTACCCGGTGGAGAGGCCCCTCACACTGAGGGAACGGATAGTGGACTTCATAAAGGACTCCATCGTCACAGGCCGCCTTAAGCCCGGCGAAAGGGTCCCGGAGCAGGAGATAGCCGCAAGCTTCGGCATATCGAGGACACCTATCCGCGAGGCCTTCCGCCAGCTCGAGAGCGAAGGCTTCATCTCGGTCGTGCCCAGGAAGGGCGCGGTAGTAAGCCCTATAACCGACAAGGACGTAAGCGAGTTCTACGAGATAAAGGGCCTCCTCGAGGGCTACGCCGCGAGGACCGCCTGCGGGAAGCTCTCGGACAAGGACATCGAGAGGCTCGAATCCCTTAACGCGAAGATGGAAAAATGCGCGGAAAGGGGCGACGTGAAGAACTTCTTCCGGCTCGACAACCAGTTCCACGACACCTTCCTAGTCTCCTGCGGGAATGACAAGCTCTGCGCCACGGTGCACCACCTTGTCCGGCAGTTCGAGAGGTTCAGGATAACCGCGCTCTCGCTCCCGGGCCGCATGTCCGACTCGGTGCGGCAGCACAAGGACATAATAGAAGCGTTCAGGCAGAAAGACTCGTCCCTCATAGAGTCGCTCGTGAGGGCGAACGCCGAGAGGGGCAGGGACGTGCTCGTAAACGAGATCACACAGAAGAGGGTCCAGGCATGA
- a CDS encoding sugar phosphate isomerase/epimerase family protein produces MLEVMGDRKRVQVHVPYPYLLEKTGRLMDLGINPEIFMDAFFIEEARPRDLERIRDAFAEKGLTITVHGPYIDLNPGSREEKTRLLTVGVYDRLFGVVEILKPRTVVLHAGYHERKYKGDKDLWLSQSLKTWPEFVKRAERIGTVIAVENIFEREPSTLRLLMDELPSPNLGICLDAGHMRVFSEVDFEEWFAALGPRVAEVHLHDNHGKRDDHLPIGDGSIDFERFMDLLSKYTKDPVYTIEPHGEDAMFRAIEAVRRYL; encoded by the coding sequence GTGCTCGAGGTAATGGGAGACAGGAAAAGAGTGCAGGTACATGTGCCCTATCCGTATCTGCTCGAAAAGACCGGACGCCTCATGGACCTGGGCATCAACCCCGAGATATTCATGGACGCCTTCTTCATCGAGGAGGCCAGGCCAAGGGACCTTGAGCGCATACGCGACGCCTTCGCGGAAAAGGGGCTCACGATTACAGTCCACGGCCCTTACATCGACCTTAACCCCGGGAGCAGGGAAGAGAAGACGAGGTTACTGACCGTCGGCGTTTATGACAGGCTCTTCGGGGTGGTGGAGATTTTGAAGCCCAGGACAGTGGTCCTCCATGCCGGCTACCACGAGCGCAAATACAAGGGGGATAAGGACCTCTGGCTCTCTCAGAGCCTCAAGACCTGGCCTGAGTTCGTCAAAAGGGCAGAGCGCATAGGTACCGTTATTGCCGTGGAGAACATATTCGAGAGGGAGCCTTCGACCTTGAGGCTTCTCATGGATGAATTACCCTCCCCGAACCTGGGGATCTGCCTGGACGCCGGCCACATGAGGGTCTTCTCGGAGGTGGATTTCGAGGAATGGTTCGCCGCGCTCGGCCCGAGGGTCGCCGAGGTCCATTTGCACGACAACCACGGAAAGCGCGACGACCACCTCCCCATAGGCGACGGCTCGATAGACTTCGAAAGGTTCATGGACCTCCTCTCGAAATATACTAAAGACCCCGTCTACACGATCGAGCCGCACGGCGAGGACGCCATGTTCCGGGCCATCGAGGCGGTCAGGCGCTACCTGTAG
- a CDS encoding cobyrinate a,c-diamide synthase has translation MSETRKIPAFIVAGAASGSGKTLVTLGILEALKKRGLKVQAFKAGPDYIDPGLHRAVLGRPSYNLDTWMMGAEGVRETFARAVKDADCAVIEGVMGLFDGRDGRSEEGSTAHLSKTLGVPVLLVANAEKAARSMGAVIKGFEAYDPGVDIRWAIFNKTGSPRHAEILMDSMPRGSGIKLLGCIRRDESLGIKERHLGLVTASEDPDIIRRAAKKAALAIESSIDLDRLLKQGVKVARFTETRPAKGGKVRIAVAMDEAFSFYYQENLDILVWLGADILPFSPLRDEKLPEGVDGLYIGGGYPELHAPALEANRFLRDSIRVLAKKGLPIYAECGGLMYLGKAIEREGKRSGMAGVFPWTTRLLSRRKALGYREVSLTQECPFLKRGTVRGHEFHYSEMASGPKGVGMGYMARGGPETFPEGFSKGSALASYIHLHFASNPAFPRAFLRTAMLYRRLK, from the coding sequence TTGTCAGAGACCCGAAAGATACCCGCATTCATCGTGGCAGGGGCGGCGAGCGGCTCAGGAAAGACGCTTGTGACCCTCGGCATATTGGAGGCGCTTAAGAAGCGGGGCCTCAAGGTGCAGGCCTTCAAGGCCGGGCCGGACTACATAGACCCCGGCCTCCACAGGGCTGTCCTCGGACGCCCCTCCTATAACCTCGACACCTGGATGATGGGTGCAGAAGGCGTAAGGGAGACCTTCGCCCGTGCGGTAAAAGACGCGGACTGCGCGGTAATAGAAGGCGTCATGGGGCTCTTTGACGGCAGGGACGGCAGGAGCGAGGAAGGCTCAACAGCGCACCTTTCAAAGACGCTCGGCGTGCCGGTACTTCTCGTTGCCAACGCCGAGAAGGCCGCCCGCAGCATGGGCGCGGTCATAAAGGGCTTCGAGGCGTATGACCCCGGAGTGGACATAAGATGGGCGATATTCAACAAGACCGGGAGCCCAAGGCACGCTGAAATATTGATGGACTCCATGCCCCGGGGTTCGGGTATAAAGCTCTTGGGGTGTATCAGGAGGGACGAGTCCCTCGGGATAAAGGAAAGGCACCTTGGCCTTGTGACCGCCTCGGAAGACCCGGATATCATAAGGAGAGCGGCAAAAAAGGCGGCGCTCGCCATTGAGTCCTCCATCGACCTCGACAGGCTCCTTAAGCAGGGTGTGAAGGTAGCGCGCTTTACTGAAACCCGGCCCGCTAAAGGCGGGAAGGTCAGGATAGCTGTCGCAATGGACGAGGCCTTCTCCTTTTATTACCAGGAGAACCTCGATATCCTTGTATGGCTCGGGGCGGATATCTTGCCCTTCAGCCCCTTAAGGGACGAAAAGCTGCCCGAAGGCGTTGACGGCCTCTATATCGGAGGCGGATACCCGGAGCTGCATGCCCCGGCCCTCGAAGCGAATAGATTCTTGAGGGACTCAATAAGGGTGCTTGCAAAAAAAGGGCTTCCCATATATGCCGAATGCGGCGGCCTCATGTATCTCGGGAAGGCGATCGAGCGCGAGGGTAAAAGGTCCGGCATGGCAGGGGTCTTTCCCTGGACCACGCGGCTTCTTTCCAGGAGAAAGGCGCTCGGCTACAGGGAGGTCTCTCTTACGCAGGAGTGCCCTTTCCTCAAGAGGGGCACGGTCCGGGGGCATGAGTTCCATTACTCGGAGATGGCTTCCGGCCCAAAGGGGGTGGGCATGGGTTACATGGCCAGGGGCGGCCCTGAAACCTTTCCAGAAGGGTTCAGCAAAGGGAGCGCCCTTGCGAGCTATATACATCTCCATTTCGCGAGCAACCCGGCCTTCCCCAGGGCCTTTCTCCGTACCGCGATGCTATACCGGAGGCTGAAATGA
- the cobT gene encoding nicotinate-nucleotide--dimethylbenzimidazole phosphoribosyltransferase, translating to MSMFEEALGGIRPVDAGLIEEARKRLDSLTKPRDSLGRLEEFAKRMVAITGELRPCLDRKTIFTFAGDHGVADEGVSAFPKEVTRQMVHNFLMGGAGINALARHAGADVVVVDIGVDFDFDDAPGLVKRKVVRGTRNIRKGPAMTRGETVNCIEVGISLARDYAGKGAIFGTGEMGIANTTPASAIIAALSGLPPEAVTGRGTGIDHAIFRHKVKVIEDAIAVNRPDPSDPLDVLAKLGGAEIAGIAGLVIGAASKRVPVVVDGFISTAGALMARELEPVTAQYMFAAHRSVEKGHGAMLERLGLKPFVDLDLRLGEGTGAAIGITLIEAALRAYNEMATFGDAGVSEENA from the coding sequence ATGTCGATGTTTGAGGAAGCCCTCGGGGGCATAAGGCCGGTCGACGCCGGGCTCATCGAAGAGGCCCGGAAGCGGCTCGACTCACTTACTAAGCCCAGGGACAGCCTGGGAAGGCTCGAGGAGTTCGCGAAAAGGATGGTCGCAATAACCGGCGAGCTCAGGCCTTGTCTGGACAGGAAAACGATCTTCACCTTTGCCGGTGACCACGGGGTGGCCGACGAAGGGGTATCGGCGTTCCCGAAGGAAGTCACACGGCAGATGGTCCATAACTTCCTCATGGGCGGGGCCGGGATAAACGCCCTTGCCAGGCACGCAGGCGCGGATGTGGTGGTGGTCGACATAGGCGTGGACTTTGATTTCGACGACGCGCCGGGGCTGGTTAAAAGGAAGGTCGTCCGTGGCACGCGGAATATCCGGAAGGGCCCGGCCATGACCAGGGGAGAGACGGTAAACTGCATTGAGGTCGGCATTTCCCTTGCCAGGGATTACGCCGGCAAGGGCGCGATATTCGGCACAGGGGAGATGGGCATAGCGAATACCACCCCGGCGAGCGCCATAATAGCCGCGCTCTCGGGCCTTCCGCCGGAGGCGGTAACCGGAAGGGGCACCGGGATAGACCACGCGATATTCAGGCACAAGGTGAAGGTCATTGAGGACGCGATAGCCGTCAACAGGCCCGACCCCTCGGACCCGCTCGACGTGCTCGCAAAGCTCGGCGGCGCGGAGATAGCGGGTATAGCCGGGCTTGTAATAGGCGCGGCCTCAAAAAGGGTGCCTGTCGTGGTGGACGGCTTCATCTCCACCGCGGGCGCTCTCATGGCACGCGAGCTTGAGCCAGTTACCGCCCAGTACATGTTCGCCGCGCACAGGTCTGTGGAGAAGGGGCACGGCGCGATGCTCGAAAGGCTGGGCCTTAAGCCTTTCGTGGACCTGGATTTGAGGCTCGGGGAGGGCACTGGCGCGGCCATAGGCATAACGCTCATCGAAGCCGCTTTAAGGGCGTATAACGAGATGGCGACCTTCGGGGACGCGGGCGTCTCTGAAGAAAACGCGTAG
- the cobS gene encoding adenosylcobinamide-GDP ribazoletransferase: protein MKGFIVALQFLTIFRIGKPVSVPEPRELSRSMAWFPVVGALQGLILVVAYSVLKAFLPESVALASLIPVLLLTNGGLHLDGFADTIDGLAGGRDREDILRIMRDSSVGAIGAAGVTLIILLKFLSLHELPSSDKAWAIFLFPVFGRWAMVPLAAFSGYARPSGGLGEAFAGNTKGVLVMATLLAVVLAAPFAGPFPVLIFALLGVIIYMSSLYFKRKLGGVTGDVFGFHSEMAELLFLIGALAIAGTRSTGGIGI, encoded by the coding sequence TTGAAAGGATTCATAGTAGCCCTCCAGTTCCTTACCATCTTCAGGATCGGGAAGCCCGTAAGTGTGCCCGAGCCCCGGGAGCTTTCCCGCTCAATGGCCTGGTTCCCGGTAGTCGGGGCGCTCCAGGGGCTTATACTGGTCGTCGCGTATTCCGTCCTTAAGGCGTTCCTGCCCGAGAGTGTGGCCCTGGCCTCCCTCATCCCGGTCCTCCTCCTTACGAACGGGGGACTTCACCTGGACGGGTTCGCTGACACGATAGACGGGCTCGCGGGCGGAAGGGACAGGGAGGATATCCTCCGCATAATGCGCGACAGCTCCGTGGGCGCCATAGGCGCGGCAGGAGTCACGCTCATTATCCTTTTGAAGTTCCTTTCGCTCCACGAGCTTCCTTCAAGCGATAAGGCCTGGGCCATATTCCTATTTCCGGTATTCGGGAGGTGGGCGATGGTGCCGCTTGCCGCGTTCTCCGGCTACGCGAGGCCCTCGGGCGGCCTCGGAGAGGCATTCGCCGGGAATACGAAAGGTGTGCTCGTTATGGCCACGTTGCTCGCGGTCGTCCTTGCCGCGCCGTTCGCCGGTCCGTTTCCCGTTCTCATTTTCGCTCTTCTCGGGGTTATAATCTATATGTCGTCACTATACTTCAAAAGAAAGCTCGGCGGGGTGACGGGTGACGTGTTCGGTTTCCACAGCGAGATGGCCGAGCTCCTTTTCCTTATCGGGGCGCTCGCGATAGCAGGCACGAGATCGACCGGAGGCATTGGGATATGA
- a CDS encoding cob(I)yrinic acid a,c-diamide adenosyltransferase, which produces MERGLVHIYTGEGKGKTTAAVGLAARAAGQGMKVLFIQFFKEEKASSGEKESLRSLGVDLVRSDVRHPMFTGGKTDLQAVKASVVGTYEAAKDKLSEGGYGLAVFDEIMSAVNGGWISADDVLGFFDSRPASLEVVLTGRNAPLELVKAADYVTEMLKIKHPFDHGVQARKGIEF; this is translated from the coding sequence ATGGAGCGTGGTCTGGTTCACATTTATACCGGCGAAGGCAAGGGGAAGACTACCGCCGCTGTGGGGCTCGCGGCCAGGGCCGCCGGCCAGGGCATGAAGGTGCTTTTTATACAGTTCTTCAAGGAGGAGAAGGCCTCGTCCGGCGAAAAGGAGAGCCTGAGGAGTCTCGGGGTGGACCTTGTCCGGTCCGATGTGCGTCATCCCATGTTCACAGGCGGGAAGACCGACCTACAGGCGGTCAAGGCGTCCGTTGTGGGGACCTACGAGGCGGCAAAGGACAAGCTGTCGGAAGGCGGCTACGGCCTCGCGGTCTTCGACGAGATAATGTCTGCCGTGAACGGCGGCTGGATAAGCGCTGACGACGTGCTCGGCTTTTTCGATTCAAGGCCGGCCTCTCTCGAAGTCGTCCTTACCGGAAGGAACGCGCCCCTGGAGCTTGTGAAGGCGGCTGACTACGTAACCGAGATGCTCAAGATAAAGCACCCGTTCGACCACGGGGTGCAGGCGAGGAAGGGGATAGAGTTCTGA
- a CDS encoding YifB family Mg chelatase-like AAA ATPase → MLSRVLTASTLGVDALLVEVEVDISRGLPSFSTVGLPDNAVKESKDRVRAAVKNSGYALPAKKITVNLAPAYIKKEGTTFDLPVAVGILKAEGMIKSESIEDYLVMGELSLDGGIRPIRGALSVAVLARELRKKIILPLENRSEAAIVKGVDVFGVGSLAELMEFLNGNSSIEPFTIDENAALSADPGSRLDISDVKGQEHVKRALEVAAAGGHNVLMIGPPGSGKTMLAKRVPTILPDFTLDEAIGTTKVHSVAGMLLPGSALVTERPFRSPHHTISDAGLIGGGRVPRPGEVSLAHNGVLFLDELPEFRKNVLEVLRQPLEDGKVTISRAAVSLTYPAEFMLIGAMNPCPCGYLGDAHKECVCTPLQVQQYRSRISGPLLDRIDIHCEVPAVRFRELSGSRSGEASADIKERVDRARAAQAERFKGLGIFSNSRLTARLVRKFCEVKGETSKLLETAVERLGLSARAYTRVLKVARTIADLDGSEIILSNHVSEAIQYRSLDRQLV, encoded by the coding sequence ATGCTTTCAAGGGTGCTTACGGCATCTACGCTCGGAGTTGATGCCCTGCTCGTAGAGGTAGAGGTCGACATTTCAAGGGGCCTCCCCTCCTTTTCAACGGTCGGCCTTCCTGACAACGCGGTCAAGGAAAGCAAGGACAGGGTAAGGGCCGCTGTCAAGAACTCGGGATATGCGCTCCCGGCCAAGAAGATTACCGTAAACCTCGCCCCTGCCTACATCAAGAAAGAAGGGACCACCTTCGACCTGCCGGTCGCTGTCGGCATACTCAAAGCCGAAGGCATGATAAAGAGCGAGTCGATCGAGGATTACCTGGTAATGGGCGAGCTTTCGCTCGACGGCGGCATTAGGCCCATAAGGGGGGCGCTCTCCGTGGCCGTGCTCGCGCGCGAGCTGCGTAAAAAAATCATCCTGCCGTTGGAGAACCGTAGCGAGGCGGCCATAGTGAAGGGCGTGGACGTCTTCGGGGTAGGGAGCCTTGCGGAGCTTATGGAGTTCCTGAACGGCAATTCCAGCATCGAGCCTTTTACTATAGATGAAAATGCGGCCTTGAGCGCCGATCCAGGGAGCCGCCTTGATATCTCAGACGTCAAGGGGCAGGAGCACGTAAAGCGGGCGCTTGAGGTCGCGGCCGCCGGCGGGCACAACGTCCTTATGATAGGCCCGCCCGGCTCCGGGAAGACCATGCTCGCAAAGAGGGTCCCGACGATATTGCCGGACTTCACCCTCGACGAGGCGATCGGTACGACAAAGGTGCACAGCGTGGCCGGAATGCTTCTGCCGGGGAGCGCGCTCGTAACCGAGCGGCCGTTCAGGTCGCCGCACCACACGATATCCGACGCCGGGCTCATCGGCGGCGGGCGGGTGCCCCGCCCGGGCGAGGTGAGCCTCGCCCATAACGGGGTACTTTTCCTCGACGAGCTGCCCGAGTTCAGGAAGAACGTCCTCGAGGTCCTGAGGCAGCCCTTGGAAGACGGCAAGGTCACCATCTCCCGGGCCGCGGTATCGCTCACATATCCGGCCGAGTTCATGCTTATAGGGGCCATGAACCCCTGCCCTTGCGGGTATCTGGGAGACGCGCACAAGGAATGCGTGTGCACGCCCCTTCAGGTGCAGCAGTACAGGTCGAGGATATCCGGGCCGCTTCTCGATAGGATAGACATACACTGCGAGGTGCCTGCCGTGAGGTTCAGGGAGCTTTCGGGATCGAGGTCCGGGGAGGCCTCGGCGGACATAAAGGAGAGGGTCGACAGGGCCAGGGCCGCGCAGGCCGAGCGGTTCAAGGGCCTGGGCATATTCTCGAACAGCAGGCTCACGGCAAGGCTCGTAAGGAAGTTCTGCGAGGTGAAGGGAGAGACCTCGAAGCTCCTTGAGACCGCCGTCGAGAGGCTCGGCCTCTCGGCAAGGGCGTATACGAGGGTATTGAAGGTCGCAAGGACGATAGCCGACCTCGACGGCTCGGAAATAATACTTTCGAACCACGTATCCGAGGCCATCCAGTACAGGAGCCTCGACAGGCAGCTCGTTTGA
- a CDS encoding histidine phosphatase family protein translates to MRATRLYLIRHGQVVNHHEYRYNGHFDIDITPTGVDQMRRVSEFLATEPIKAVYSSDLQRAVKGARIIGKALGIEPVMVHDLRELNLGRWEGLTREEAIARYPEEADFSFKDLATSKVKEGESLVELRARVVPALATLLDRHRHESVCVVAHGGVNRVVLSEAMGLPLERFFSIEQDFGCLNVIDYLDDGLKVVKLLNGGPNQDMRPTEIY, encoded by the coding sequence ATGAGAGCCACAAGGCTTTACCTGATAAGGCACGGACAGGTGGTGAACCACCACGAGTACCGCTATAACGGCCACTTCGATATCGACATAACCCCTACCGGGGTCGATCAGATGAGGAGGGTGTCCGAGTTCCTCGCAACGGAGCCCATAAAGGCGGTCTATTCGAGCGACCTCCAGAGGGCCGTGAAGGGCGCGCGCATCATAGGCAAGGCCCTGGGGATCGAGCCGGTCATGGTGCACGACCTCCGCGAGCTTAACCTCGGGAGGTGGGAGGGCCTTACGAGGGAGGAGGCCATAGCCAGATACCCCGAGGAGGCGGACTTCAGCTTCAAGGACCTTGCGACGAGCAAGGTGAAGGAAGGCGAAAGCCTCGTGGAGCTCCGGGCAAGGGTGGTCCCGGCCCTCGCCACCCTACTCGACCGCCACAGGCACGAGTCCGTATGCGTCGTCGCACACGGGGGCGTAAACAGGGTGGTCTTGAGCGAGGCAATGGGCCTGCCGCTCGAAAGGTTTTTCAGCATCGAGCAGGACTTCGGCTGCCTCAACGTAATCGACTACCTGGACGACGGCCTGAAGGTAGTGAAGCTACTTAACGGGGGGCCGAACCAGGATATGCGGCCCACGGAAATATACTAG